A genomic region of Pseudomonas sp. MPC6 contains the following coding sequences:
- the mexE gene encoding multidrug efflux RND transporter periplasmic adaptor subunit MexE, protein MEQSLKHLRFPLALLAMLVMSACGKAPDTAATLPAAKVSVAKVLEQPVNEWDEFTGRLEAPETVEIRPRVSGQIDEVAFTEGALVKKGDLLFQIDPRPFQAEVRRLEALVAQSRANANRSENEAQRGERLRTSNAISAELADSRTSAAQEARAAVGALQAQLDLAKLNLSFTRVTAPISGRVSRAEITAGNLVTADTSALTSVVSTDKVYAYFDADERVFLKYTALARQGKRGATTPVYLGLSNEDGNPHQGVMNFVDNQVNPKTGTIRGRAVFDNSDGAYTPGLYARLKLVGSGTYSAVLINDEAVGTDLGKKFVLVMDADNKTVYRSVELGPKIEGLRIVRNGLSKDDTVIVKGLQRVRPGSPVTPEVIPMASQETLAALAQQRQALEASNLPQVAPAKVASGAVVKVAAATPRG, encoded by the coding sequence ATGGAACAATCACTCAAACATTTGCGCTTCCCCTTGGCCTTGTTGGCCATGTTGGTGATGAGCGCCTGCGGCAAGGCTCCGGACACGGCCGCCACGCTGCCCGCGGCCAAGGTCAGTGTGGCCAAGGTGCTGGAACAACCGGTCAACGAGTGGGACGAATTCACCGGGCGCCTCGAAGCCCCGGAAACCGTGGAGATCCGGCCTCGGGTCTCCGGCCAGATCGATGAAGTGGCGTTCACTGAAGGCGCATTGGTCAAGAAAGGCGACTTGCTGTTCCAGATCGACCCGCGTCCGTTCCAGGCTGAGGTCCGCCGACTCGAGGCCCTGGTTGCCCAATCCCGCGCCAACGCCAACCGTAGCGAAAACGAAGCCCAGCGCGGTGAGCGCTTGCGCACCAGCAATGCGATTTCCGCCGAGTTGGCCGATTCGCGCACCAGCGCTGCCCAGGAAGCCCGTGCCGCCGTCGGCGCCCTCCAGGCGCAGCTGGATCTGGCGAAATTGAACCTGAGCTTCACCCGCGTCACCGCACCCATCAGCGGTCGCGTCAGCCGTGCGGAAATCACCGCGGGCAACCTGGTGACCGCCGATACCAGCGCGCTGACCAGCGTCGTGTCCACCGACAAGGTCTACGCCTACTTCGACGCCGACGAGCGCGTGTTCCTCAAGTACACCGCCCTCGCCCGCCAGGGTAAACGTGGCGCCACCACCCCGGTTTACCTCGGCCTGTCCAACGAAGACGGCAACCCCCACCAGGGCGTGATGAACTTCGTCGACAACCAGGTCAACCCGAAGACCGGCACCATCCGCGGTCGCGCCGTGTTCGACAACAGCGACGGCGCCTACACCCCTGGCCTGTATGCACGCTTGAAACTGGTCGGCAGCGGCACCTACTCCGCCGTGCTGATCAATGACGAAGCGGTCGGCACCGACCTGGGCAAGAAGTTCGTGCTGGTGATGGATGCCGACAACAAGACGGTGTATCGCTCGGTCGAGCTGGGTCCGAAGATCGAAGGCCTGCGCATCGTGCGCAACGGCCTGAGCAAGGATGACACCGTCATCGTCAAAGGCCTGCAACGTGTACGTCCTGGTTCGCCGGTCACCCCTGAAGTGATCCCGATGGCCAGCCAGGAAACCCTCGCCGCTCTGGCTCAACAACGACAAGCGCTGGAAGCCAGCAACCTGCCCCAAGTCGCACCTGCCAAGGTCGCGTCGGGTGCGGTTGTGAAAGTGGCTGCAGCGACACCACGCGGTTAA
- a CDS encoding efflux RND transporter permease subunit, whose translation MNFSQFFISRPIFAAVLSLLILIAGAISLFQLPISEYPEVVPPTVVVRANFPGANPKVIGETVAAPLEQAITGVENMLYMSSQSTADGKITLTITFALGTDLDNAQVQVQNRVTRTEPKLPEEVTRIGITVDKASPDLTMVVHLTSPDKRYDMLYLSNYALLNIKDELARLGGVGDVQLFGMGDYSLRVWLDPNKTASRNLTATDVVTAIREQNRQVAAGALGAPPAPNATAFQLSVNTQGRLVSEEEFENIIIRSGDNGEITRLKDIARVELGSSQYALRSLLNNQPAVAIPIFQRPGSNAIEISNEVRDKMAELKKSFPEGMDFSIVYDPTIFVRGSIEAVVHTLFEALILVVLVVILFLQTWRASIIPLVAVPVSLIGTFAVMHLFGFSLNALSLFGLVLAIGIVVDDAIVVVENVERNIGLGLTPVEATKRAMREVTGPIIATALVLCAVFIPAAFISGLTGQFYKQFALTIAISTVISAFNSLTLSPALAAVLLKSHDAPKDRFSKVLDKIFGGWLFRPFNRFFDKASHSYVGTVGRVIRSSGIALLVYAGLMVLTFFGFSSTPTGFVPGQDKQYLVAFAQLPDASSLDRTEDVIKRMSDLALKQPGVESAVAFPGLSINGFTNSPNAGIVFVTLKPFDERKDPSMSAGAIAGALNGQFAGIQEAYMAIFPPPPVQGLGTIGGFRLQIEDRGNLGYDELYKETMNIINKSHNVPELAGLFTSYTVNVPQVDAAIDREKAKTHGVAVSDIFDTLQIYLGSLYANDFNRFGRTYQVNVQAEQQFRLEPDQIGQLKVRNNKGEMIPLATFIKVSDTSGPDRVMHYNGFITAEINGAAAPGYSSGQAEKAIEKLLKEELPNGMTYEWTDLTYQQILSGNTALFVFPLCVLLAFLVLAAQYESWSLPLAVILIVPMTLLSAITGVIASGGDNNIFTQIGLIVLVGLACKNAILIVEFAKDKQQDEGMSPLAAVLEACRLRLRPILMTSFAFIMGVVPLVFSSGAGAEMRHAMGVAVFSGMLGVTFFGLLLTPVFYVLIRNFVERGEQRKAARALKLEAQQ comes from the coding sequence ATGAATTTTTCCCAATTCTTCATTTCACGGCCGATCTTCGCAGCGGTGCTGTCGCTGCTGATCCTGATCGCCGGCGCCATCTCGCTGTTCCAGTTACCGATCAGCGAATACCCGGAAGTGGTGCCACCGACCGTGGTGGTCCGCGCCAACTTCCCGGGCGCCAACCCTAAAGTCATCGGTGAAACCGTGGCCGCTCCCCTGGAGCAAGCCATCACCGGCGTCGAGAACATGCTGTACATGTCCTCGCAGTCCACCGCCGACGGCAAGATCACCCTGACCATCACCTTCGCCCTGGGCACTGACCTGGATAATGCGCAGGTGCAGGTGCAGAACCGCGTGACCCGGACCGAGCCGAAACTGCCCGAGGAAGTGACGCGCATCGGTATCACCGTCGACAAGGCATCGCCCGACCTGACCATGGTGGTGCACTTGACCTCGCCGGACAAACGCTACGACATGCTCTACCTGTCCAACTATGCCTTGCTCAACATCAAGGACGAGCTCGCGCGCCTGGGCGGTGTCGGTGACGTGCAGCTGTTCGGCATGGGCGACTACTCGCTGCGGGTGTGGCTGGATCCGAACAAGACCGCTTCGCGCAACCTGACCGCCACCGATGTGGTGACCGCGATTCGCGAGCAGAACCGGCAAGTGGCGGCCGGTGCCTTGGGTGCCCCGCCTGCACCGAATGCCACGGCGTTCCAGCTGTCGGTCAACACCCAGGGCCGTTTGGTCAGTGAGGAAGAGTTCGAGAACATCATCATTCGCTCCGGCGACAACGGTGAAATCACGCGGCTGAAGGACATCGCTCGCGTTGAGCTGGGCTCCAGCCAGTACGCCCTGCGTTCCTTGTTGAACAACCAGCCGGCGGTGGCGATCCCGATCTTCCAGCGCCCTGGCTCCAACGCGATCGAAATTTCCAACGAAGTGCGCGACAAGATGGCGGAGCTGAAGAAGAGCTTCCCGGAAGGCATGGACTTCAGCATCGTCTATGACCCGACGATCTTCGTGCGCGGCTCCATCGAGGCGGTGGTTCACACCCTGTTCGAAGCGCTGATCCTCGTGGTGCTGGTGGTGATTCTGTTCCTGCAGACCTGGCGCGCCTCGATCATTCCGTTGGTGGCGGTGCCGGTGTCGCTGATCGGTACCTTTGCCGTGATGCACCTGTTCGGCTTCTCGTTGAACGCCCTGTCGTTGTTCGGATTGGTACTCGCCATCGGTATCGTGGTGGATGACGCCATCGTGGTGGTGGAGAACGTCGAGCGAAACATCGGGCTCGGATTAACCCCGGTTGAAGCCACCAAGCGTGCGATGCGCGAAGTGACCGGTCCGATCATAGCGACGGCGCTGGTGTTGTGTGCAGTGTTCATCCCGGCGGCCTTCATCTCCGGCTTGACCGGGCAGTTCTACAAGCAGTTCGCGCTGACCATTGCGATCTCGACCGTGATCTCGGCCTTCAACTCCCTGACCCTGTCGCCGGCACTGGCTGCGGTATTGCTCAAGAGCCATGACGCGCCGAAAGACCGTTTCTCCAAGGTCCTCGACAAGATCTTCGGTGGCTGGCTGTTCCGTCCGTTCAACCGTTTCTTCGACAAGGCCAGCCACAGTTATGTCGGCACGGTGGGCCGGGTCATTCGCAGCAGCGGCATTGCCCTGCTGGTGTACGCCGGCCTGATGGTGCTGACGTTCTTCGGTTTCTCCAGCACCCCGACCGGTTTCGTCCCCGGCCAGGACAAGCAATACCTGGTGGCCTTCGCGCAACTGCCGGATGCCTCGAGCCTGGACCGTACCGAAGACGTGATCAAGCGCATGTCCGACCTGGCCCTGAAACAGCCCGGCGTGGAAAGTGCGGTGGCGTTCCCCGGCCTGTCGATCAACGGGTTCACCAACAGCCCTAACGCCGGCATCGTGTTCGTTACCCTGAAACCCTTCGACGAGCGTAAAGACCCGAGCATGTCTGCCGGGGCGATTGCCGGTGCGTTGAACGGCCAGTTCGCCGGGATCCAGGAAGCCTACATGGCGATCTTCCCGCCGCCGCCGGTACAAGGCCTGGGCACCATCGGTGGTTTCCGTCTGCAGATCGAAGACCGGGGTAACCTGGGCTACGACGAGCTGTACAAAGAAACCATGAACATCATCAACAAAAGCCACAACGTGCCGGAACTGGCCGGCCTGTTCACCAGCTATACGGTGAACGTGCCACAAGTCGATGCGGCGATCGACCGGGAAAAGGCCAAGACCCACGGCGTGGCCGTCAGCGACATTTTCGACACCCTGCAGATCTACCTGGGTTCGCTGTATGCCAACGACTTCAACCGCTTCGGTCGTACCTACCAGGTCAACGTTCAGGCCGAGCAGCAGTTCCGTCTCGAACCCGACCAGATCGGTCAGCTGAAAGTGCGTAACAACAAAGGCGAGATGATCCCGCTGGCGACCTTCATCAAGGTCAGCGACACCTCGGGCCCGGACCGCGTGATGCACTACAACGGCTTCATCACCGCTGAAATCAACGGTGCGGCAGCTCCCGGCTACAGCTCCGGCCAGGCGGAAAAAGCCATCGAGAAACTGCTCAAGGAAGAACTGCCGAACGGCATGACCTACGAATGGACCGACCTGACCTACCAGCAGATTCTGTCCGGCAACACCGCGCTGTTCGTGTTCCCGCTCTGCGTATTGCTGGCGTTCCTGGTGCTCGCGGCACAGTACGAAAGCTGGAGCCTGCCATTGGCGGTGATCCTGATCGTGCCGATGACCCTGCTGTCGGCCATCACCGGGGTGATTGCTTCGGGAGGCGATAACAACATCTTCACCCAGATCGGCTTGATTGTTCTGGTGGGACTTGCCTGCAAGAACGCGATCCTGATCGTCGAGTTCGCCAAGGACAAACAGCAGGACGAAGGCATGAGCCCGCTGGCGGCGGTGCTCGAAGCGTGCCGCCTGCGTCTGCGGCCGATCCTGATGACCTCCTTCGCGTTCATCATGGGGGTTGTGCCCCTGGTGTTCTCCAGCGGCGCCGGTGCCGAAATGCGTCACGCCATGGGTGTGGCGGTGTTCTCCGGGATGCTCGGGGTGACCTTCTTCGGTCTGTTGCTGACGCCGGTGTTCTACGTGTTGATCCGTAATTTCGTCGAGCGCGGCGAGCAGCGCAAAGCGGCCAGAGCCCTGAAACTGGAGGCGCAACAATGA
- a CDS encoding BCCT family transporter has translation MQRDPLGDSQKKPHSPSVEGIPAPSGEANLIDTDYVIGQDNIRGDFSFSLDIHGKVFIISAATVLLFVIMTLALQNEVEPLFSSIRNWLTGHLAWLFMSIANIFVVLCLALIISPLGKVRLGGRDAKPDHSYVGWFSMLFAAGMGIGLMFYGVAEPMSHYSAAMGGISLDASGARVDWAPLGGAAGDMKASADLAMAATIFHWGLHPWAIYAIVALSLALFSYNKGLPLSIRSIFYPLLGERVWGWPGHIIDILAVFATLFGLATSLGIGAEQAAAGIEYLFGIKSTNVSKVVLIIGITMIALWSVLSGLDKGVKMLSQINMGLALLLLLFIIIVGPTVAIFTGFFKNLVTYVEYLPALSNPFGRSDTEFTQGWTAFYWAWWISWSPFVGMFIARVSRGRTVREFLISVLLVPSLVSVLWMTTFGGTAIDQATIQGLAGVKDAVLELKLFAMLGALPLKEITSFLGIVLVIVFFITSSDSGSLVIDTITAGGKIDAPVPQRVFWAIIEGVIAIALLLGGGLVALQAMAVSTGLPFAIVLMIGCISLVKGLMSEPRS, from the coding sequence GTGCAGAGAGACCCTCTAGGCGATTCGCAAAAAAAACCTCATTCACCCAGTGTAGAAGGTATACCAGCCCCGAGCGGTGAGGCCAATCTGATCGACACCGATTACGTCATCGGTCAGGACAATATCAGAGGTGATTTTTCATTCTCCTTAGATATTCATGGCAAAGTATTCATCATTTCTGCAGCCACAGTATTGCTTTTTGTCATAATGACGCTGGCACTACAGAATGAAGTTGAACCTCTTTTCAGTTCGATCCGTAATTGGTTGACCGGCCACTTGGCCTGGCTTTTCATGAGCATAGCCAACATTTTTGTTGTTCTGTGTCTCGCGCTGATTATTTCGCCTCTTGGAAAAGTTCGGTTGGGGGGTAGAGATGCCAAACCGGATCACTCATACGTCGGTTGGTTTTCTATGCTGTTCGCCGCAGGGATGGGCATTGGGCTGATGTTCTACGGTGTTGCGGAACCGATGTCTCATTATTCCGCAGCGATGGGAGGCATCAGCCTCGATGCATCCGGAGCGCGCGTTGATTGGGCACCACTTGGAGGTGCTGCGGGTGATATGAAGGCCTCTGCAGACTTGGCCATGGCCGCGACCATTTTCCACTGGGGTCTCCACCCTTGGGCAATCTACGCAATTGTTGCGTTGTCCTTGGCATTGTTTTCGTACAACAAGGGATTGCCACTTTCGATACGGTCTATATTTTACCCATTGCTGGGCGAGCGTGTATGGGGATGGCCAGGACACATCATTGACATCCTGGCAGTATTTGCCACGTTGTTCGGGTTGGCGACTTCTTTAGGCATCGGTGCGGAACAAGCAGCAGCGGGGATTGAATATCTGTTTGGTATCAAGTCCACCAATGTAAGCAAAGTGGTGCTGATTATAGGCATTACAATGATTGCCCTTTGGTCAGTGCTCTCGGGCTTGGACAAGGGGGTAAAGATGCTGTCCCAGATCAATATGGGATTGGCTTTGCTCTTGCTGCTATTCATTATTATTGTTGGCCCAACAGTGGCTATTTTCACTGGTTTCTTCAAAAACCTGGTGACCTATGTCGAATACCTGCCTGCGCTTTCCAACCCGTTTGGTCGCTCGGATACTGAGTTTACCCAAGGCTGGACGGCGTTCTACTGGGCGTGGTGGATCAGTTGGTCGCCGTTTGTCGGGATGTTCATCGCGCGTGTCAGTCGTGGGCGTACGGTCCGGGAGTTTCTGATCTCGGTACTGTTGGTGCCTTCGCTGGTATCGGTATTGTGGATGACCACCTTTGGTGGTACTGCCATCGATCAGGCAACCATTCAGGGGTTGGCAGGTGTCAAGGACGCTGTACTGGAACTGAAGTTGTTCGCCATGCTGGGGGCGCTGCCACTCAAGGAAATCACATCATTCCTCGGGATTGTCCTGGTTATTGTCTTTTTCATCACATCCTCGGACTCCGGTTCGTTAGTGATCGATACGATTACGGCGGGAGGAAAGATCGATGCACCCGTCCCGCAGCGGGTTTTCTGGGCCATCATCGAGGGCGTAATCGCTATCGCGCTGCTGTTGGGGGGAGGGTTGGTCGCACTGCAGGCGATGGCGGTCTCCACGGGGCTGCCCTTCGCCATTGTGCTAATGATCGGATGTATTTCGCTGGTCAAGGGGCTGATGTCTGAACCCCGATCCTAA
- a CDS encoding TolC family protein — protein MSLKAFLPSLLVLALSACAVGPDYQTPATEPANITHATDGAAGQKNFDRARFEGIWWQQFEDPTLNRLVTQSLQGNRDLRVAFARWKAARAIRDDASNDAMPTITSRVSSNLGKGQIPGQTTDRVNSERYDLGLDMAWELDLFGRIQRNLESSDAEQQAAEADLYQLQVSMIAELVDAYGQLRGAQLREKIALANLNNQQESRKITESLRDAGVGDQLDVVRADARLASVEASVPQLQAEQVRQKNRIATLLGERPDKLTVDLSPKDLPAIAKALPIGDPGELLQRRPDILSAERKLASATARIGVAKADLFPRVSLSGFLGFTAGRGSQIGSSAANAWALGPSITWAAFDLGSVRARLRGADAEAEGALATYEQQVLLALEESENAFSDYGKRQQRLISLIRQSESSRAAADLAQIRYREGTADFLVLLDAQRERLAAEDTQAQAEVDLYRGIVAIYKALGGGWQPETVASQ, from the coding sequence ATGAGCCTGAAAGCCTTTCTGCCGAGCCTGCTGGTGCTGGCCCTGAGTGCCTGTGCGGTCGGCCCGGACTACCAGACCCCGGCCACCGAGCCGGCCAACATCACTCACGCTACCGATGGCGCCGCCGGGCAGAAGAACTTCGACCGCGCCCGTTTCGAAGGCATCTGGTGGCAGCAATTCGAAGACCCGACCCTCAACCGGTTGGTGACGCAATCGCTGCAAGGCAACCGTGATCTGCGCGTCGCCTTCGCCCGCTGGAAAGCGGCACGGGCGATCCGCGATGACGCCAGTAATGACGCCATGCCGACCATCACCAGCCGCGTCAGCAGTAATCTGGGCAAGGGACAGATTCCGGGCCAGACCACCGACCGGGTCAACAGCGAGCGCTATGACCTGGGGCTGGACATGGCCTGGGAGCTGGACCTGTTCGGGCGCATCCAGCGCAATCTGGAATCCAGTGACGCCGAACAACAGGCTGCCGAAGCCGACCTGTATCAGCTGCAAGTCAGCATGATTGCCGAACTGGTGGACGCCTACGGTCAACTGCGCGGTGCGCAACTGCGCGAAAAAATTGCCCTGGCTAACCTGAACAACCAGCAGGAATCGCGCAAGATCACCGAAAGCCTGCGTGATGCCGGCGTCGGCGATCAGCTCGATGTGGTCCGTGCCGATGCGCGCCTGGCGTCTGTGGAAGCCAGCGTGCCGCAACTGCAGGCGGAACAGGTCCGGCAGAAAAACCGCATTGCCACCCTGCTGGGTGAGCGGCCGGACAAATTGACGGTGGACCTCAGTCCCAAGGACCTGCCGGCGATTGCCAAGGCCCTGCCAATCGGCGATCCGGGTGAACTGTTGCAACGTCGTCCGGACATTCTCAGTGCCGAACGCAAGCTGGCTTCCGCCACGGCCCGTATCGGCGTGGCCAAGGCTGACTTGTTCCCGCGGGTCAGCCTCAGCGGCTTCCTCGGTTTCACCGCCGGGCGCGGCTCGCAGATCGGTTCCTCGGCGGCCAACGCCTGGGCGCTGGGCCCGAGCATCACCTGGGCGGCGTTCGACCTGGGCAGCGTGCGCGCCCGTTTGCGCGGCGCCGATGCCGAAGCCGAAGGCGCCCTGGCCACTTACGAACAGCAAGTGCTGCTGGCCCTGGAAGAATCGGAAAACGCCTTCAGCGACTACGGCAAGCGCCAGCAACGCCTGATTTCGCTGATTCGCCAGAGTGAATCAAGCCGCGCCGCGGCCGACCTCGCACAAATCCGCTACCGCGAAGGCACGGCGGACTTCCTCGTCCTGCTCGATGCCCAGCGTGAGCGCCTGGCCGCGGAAGATACCCAGGCCCAGGCCGAAGTCGATCTGTATCGCGGCATTGTCGCGATCTACAAGGCACTGGGCGGTGGCTGGCAACCGGAGACGGTCGCCAGCCAGTAA
- a CDS encoding 3'-5' exonuclease, whose product MNVQKRIEIRDWAAQFKSLAQEAKHPLLKRFYQAGVVDAQTPLEQVEMLAIDVETTGLNAHAHNIVSIGLLPFTLKRIRCGAALYWLINPPSELRGESVTFHHITHSDILNAPQLPDVLETLLEAMAGKVIVVHYRAIERGFLDQSLRRHTGEGLQFPVIDTMQLEARMHRKQRGWIDRLFRRPLLSIRLADSRMRYNLPQYHAHHALTDALATAELLQAQIANHYTPSIAVGELWD is encoded by the coding sequence ATGAACGTGCAAAAGAGAATTGAAATACGCGATTGGGCTGCGCAATTCAAGTCGCTCGCACAGGAAGCCAAGCACCCACTGCTCAAGCGGTTTTATCAAGCGGGGGTGGTCGACGCACAGACACCGTTAGAGCAGGTAGAAATGCTCGCAATAGATGTTGAAACCACTGGGCTAAATGCCCACGCCCACAATATTGTCAGTATCGGCCTTCTGCCTTTCACGCTGAAGCGAATACGTTGTGGCGCAGCCTTGTATTGGCTAATCAATCCACCATCAGAGCTACGTGGCGAATCGGTCACCTTCCACCACATCACACACAGCGATATCTTGAATGCACCACAATTGCCCGACGTATTGGAGACACTTCTGGAAGCCATGGCTGGAAAAGTGATAGTCGTTCACTACCGGGCCATCGAACGAGGTTTTCTTGATCAGTCGTTGCGACGTCACACTGGAGAAGGATTGCAGTTCCCGGTGATTGACACCATGCAATTGGAGGCGCGAATGCACCGAAAACAACGCGGTTGGATTGACAGATTGTTTCGCCGCCCTCTTCTCTCGATCAGGCTGGCTGATAGCCGTATGCGGTACAACCTGCCTCAATATCACGCTCATCATGCCCTCACTGATGCCCTCGCAACGGCAGAGTTGTTGCAGGCGCAAATTGCCAATCACTACACCCCCTCTATCGCCGTTGGTGAGCTATGGGACTGA